The genome window AAGttgaagaaaaaagggaaagctCCGCAAGACGTAAATATTGCAGAATGCAAACGTGATGCGGAATCAGATTCTCTTTGGCTGTTCACCTTTACACATCATCAGATGATGGAATTTTGGATTCAGCTTGTAGCTAACATATGACTCCCATGCGGGAGTTGGGTTCTTTGAATTTGGAAAACCGATTTGAAGGTGGAGTTGCTGTACATGGGAAATGAACATTCATGTAAATCAGTTGGGATACGGTTAAATCAAGGCGTAATCATGATGGATCCACCAGAATCCTGAAAGATGTTCGGTAACGTGCGAATTTGAAAAGGAATCTCATCTCTTGGGACTCTTGGACGTCAAAAGCTTGGAAGTGTAGATGCGAGATGGAAATTCTTAAAGTAACTTCGGGAGCACTTCTTGGTGATTGTTAAAGGTGTGAGAAAGAATAATCTGTTTAACCAAGGTAGTAACCGTTGTTGGGACGCAGCAGCAGCAACTCTTCCAGTAAGCAGAAGATGCGGAAGAAACAAAGTTGTGGCACATGCGATTGGCGACAATGCGGGTTGAAATCCTTGCCAAATCTTGCCAACAGAATTATTGAAGTTAGAAAGTTTGCAAATAGATTTGGTGAGCGTATGCGTTCTagggaaaacaaagaaaagtgaaATTTGGCATGGTATCTCATGAATCACAAGTGGGTTTTTGGGATTATGTGCATCAGATGTGTGGGGACCATGCCAGACTCCATCCCATAATGGCAGGTATTATTTTGTCACTATTGATATTTTTTCCAGAAGAGGTTGTGGGTGTTTACTATGAAGAGTAAGGATGAGGTGCTAGAGATTTTCCTTAAATGGAAAGTTCAGGTTGAAAACCAGACGGGAAGAAAGATCAAGATCCTCCGAACAGACAACGGTGGAGAATATAAGAGTGATCCCTTCCAGAAGATATGCCAAGAATGTGGCATAGTTCGACACTTCACAGTTAGAAAAACACCGCAGCAGAATGGGGTGTCAGAACGTATGAACAAGACACTAGTGGAGAAAGTACGTTGCATGCTGTCTAATGCTGGGTTAGGCAGAAAGTTTTGGGCTGAGACTGTGACATACGCTCAACATCTTGTCAATCGCTTGCCATCATCTGCAATCGGTGGCAAGACTCCATTAGAGGTATGGTCTGGAAAACCTGCAACAGATTATGATTCTTTGCGTATTTTTGGTTCTACTGCATATTATCATGTAAATGAATCAAAATTGGATCCACGTGCAAAGAAGGCTCTCTTTATGGGCTTTAGTGCAGGAGTTAAGGGATACCGTTTGTGGTGTCTAGAAGCAAAGAAGACCATTATCAGTAGGGATGTTACCTTTGATGAATCTGTCATGTTGAATAAGGTAACACAAGATGGAACCAGTGGTACTCCTCAACAGGTGGAGTGTACGCCGAAGCAGGTGGAGTTTGAGCAGATAATGGTGAGCCCAACAAACAGCACCTTCAGTGACTCTCCCATGACAGAAGAAGAGTCAGATGAGGAAGAGGTTTCAACCCAAGAACCTCAACAGCAGCAAGAGTCAATTGCCGTCAATAGGGCAAGACGAGAAATTCATAAACCTGCTCGTTTTGTTGACATGGTGGCCTATGCACTTCCAGTTGTTGATGATGTTCCATCCACATTTTCTGAAGCAGTTCGAAGTACAGAAGATGGTAGATGGAAAGATgctatggaagaagagatgcaatctCTTCAGAAGAACAATACGTGGAAGTTGACACAACTACCGAAGGGcaagaaggcaattggatgtaaatggatatttgcaaagaaagaagGATTTCCTGACAAGATTGATGTTCGCTACAAGGCAAGATTGGTGGCTAAGGGCTACGCTCAGAAGGAGGGAGTTGATTATAATGAGGTATTTTCTCCAGTTGTTAAACATTCCTCTATTAGAATTTTGTTGGCCTTGGTAGCGCAGTTGAATTTGGAGCTAGCTCAACTTGATGTGAAGACCGCGTTCCTTCACGGTGACTTGAAGGAGGAAATCTATATGACTCAGCCAGATGGATTCAAAGTTGCTGGTAAAGAAAATTGGGTTTGTAAGCTGAGCAAATCGTTGTACGGATTGAAACAATCACCGAGACAATGGTACAAACGATTTGACCAGTTCATGATGGGTCAGAAGTACACAAGAAGCAAATACGATCACTGTGTGTATTTGAGCAAGCTACGAGATGATTCCTACATCTACTTACTCTTGTACGTTGATGATATGCTGATAGCATCAAAGAGCCAAGTTGAAATTGATAAATTGAAGGCTCAGTTGAGTAAAGAGTTCGAGATGAAGGATTTGGGAGAAGCCAAGAAGATTCTCGGCATGGAGATAAGTAGGGATAGAACGAGAGACAAGCTTTGTCTGACACAAAAGCAGTATTTGAAGAAAGTACTACAACGTTTTGGCATGAATGAAAATTCAAAACCTGTAAGTACTCCGCTTGCTCCTCATTTGAAACTTAATAGCCTATTATCTCCAAAGACGGATGAAGAGCGAGCATATATGGCGAAAGTCCCGTATGCTAATGCAGTTGGTAGCTTGATGTATGCAATGGTGTGTACGAGACCCGACATTTCACAGGCAGTTAGTGTGGTAAGcaggtttatgcatgatccaGGCAAGGGTCATTGGCAAGCTGTGAAATGGATTCTACGGTATATCCAAAATACCGTAGATGTTGGATTAGTATTTGAGCAGGATAAATCACTTGGTCAATGTGTAGTTGGATATTGTGATTCTGACTATGCAGGTGATTTGGATAAGCGACGTTCTACAACTGGCTACTTGTTCACATTTGCCAAGGCGCCAGTTAGTTGGAAGTCTACTTTGCAGTCAACGGTGGCTTTGTCTACAACGGAGGCAGAGTATATGGCGATTACAGAAGCTGTGAAGGAGGCAATTTGGCTTCAAGGATTGCTTGAAGACTTGGGAGTTGGTCAAAAACACATTGACGTGTTTTGTGACAGTCAGAGTGCTATTCACTTAGCAAAGAACCAGGTCTTTCATGCAAGAACGAAGCATATTGATGTTCGCTATCACTTTGTGCGGGAAATTCTCGAAGAAGAGGAGATTTTTCTCCAGAAGATTCGGACTACGGAGAATCCTGCAGATATGCTGACCAAGGTGGTTACAAGGTCCAAGTTTGAACATTGTTTAAACTTGGTCAATATCCTGCATATTTGAGTTGGCGCCTGAGCGCGCAAATTTGGAAGTGCCACAAGGACCGTTTGTTATTTTGGGTGAAAAGATTTGTATTTTTGGTGGGATTAgaaattatgccaaggtggagatttgttgagttTCAACAAATGTTGGCTGCCTCAATTCTTGAATTTGGAAGCCAACATTGTTGACTTCTCTTTGGCACAATTTAATCCCACATCGGTTGGGTTATTGGAAGAAGCTTAGCTTGAGAACTATAAATAGCTCTCAAGTCTTTCCAATTAAAATGTACCAAGAACAACAAAGAATTACCCATAAGGATTTTGTAATTCTTTGTATTCTTTCTCCTCTCCTAAATTATAAAAGCAGGTCGCTTGAGTGGTGCTCGGAGAGTAGGCAAAATTGGCCGAACTCCGTTATCAATTTTTCGGGTGCGttctttccttatctcttttatttgttccgcattatttattagtttcttttctattgtagtatggtattcaatatatttgtcTATATTTGTCGGGTAtatttgtagtgttttatacggttcatttgggtgtatttttcttattcgtgtgtacgtattatttatgtatacacgggTATAGTTGTGATAATACACCGTACACGTAAGTTCTGTCTAGGAGACTGGGTTTTAAGTGGGACCGCTTGTGACCCCTCCAGCCTTTCCTGAGAATTTACTTGGAATGGTAATTCTGTCTAAGGAGATTGTTTTGACGATCTTTCCTGGGAATTACTGAATCGGTTTAATCACTAGTTGTAATTTTGAGTGGGAAAATACCCAATTTCCCCAACAGGCTTCTGGAAAAAGGAATGGTGATCACAAAGACATTAGTCATGTGACTCATGCATATGCAACAGTTTACGTAGAGTGTCTATTTCTGCAATTTGAACCGTTTAGGTTAAACAAAGTTTCTTCACATGATAGACACATCAAATTAAAAAGTGATCCTATAATTAAATTATGATATTTATCATTTACGTATAGACACATCAAATTACGAAGTGATCCTGAAGCTTTTTATCCGTGGTACCCATTTGGCTGCTAGACATTTGgaacaaaatcaaaagatagCTTATTTTACACATGATAGAGATCTAATTGTGTATTCTATTTGTGAATATTTTCTGTTGATTTTGGTAAAATAATGTGTATACTTTGTATTTGGTGATGTGTACAGGAGTTTGAGGTAAAAATtatcttaaaaaaattttccagaagaTTACTTTCGATATGGCGTTGGCACGCTCTATGAAACTTGTGAAGCTAAAGTCCATGCAAAGCTCTACGGATACGTGTTTTATTTTTGAATATCCATAGATATCCGATCTTGTACCCGCATATTTGAGTTTAGCATAAGTTTTAAAATTGtagggtttttttttataatatttaattagttacatCTATATGGTATGCTATTTTTACTCACCAAAATATTGGGCCTCTTGCTATCATTGTTTGCTGTTTATTTAACTTCCTTTCTTGAAGAATTTGGTTAATGTATTTGGCTAGCAAAATTATAAAATGTGTAATCTGTTAAAAATGATGATGTTTTTTAGTTGATCTCTTTATTATTTGAGTGGTTCTGTCACTTTAATCTTATCTAAATTTATTTAGACAAACACATTGGataaactaattaataaattttggATATGGATCAAATACCTGATTTTTTCCTGATTCTTGGGGACTATTATGCAAAATGTGAATGGTTTGATGATTTGATTACTCTATGATATTAGAGGGCCAATATTAAGAGTGCAGAGAGAGTGGCCAAGGGACAATTCCATCATAGCATAGCTTCAAATGCTACGTATAGGTTTTTGGGGCAGAAATTTTATTGTATAACAAATACAAcaagggataatatcagaaatctcccttgaggtttctccAAATATCACTTGGCACccttgagattttaaaaatatcacctATCTCCCCTAATAATTGCAAAAAGGCAATACATAAttcacatatcaaataaatggagttcaaaaaaatttaaaaaatgaaacaaaattcactttcttctatttcttctttCTCCAACATTCtctcttattcttttttttagaTGACTatacaattttttatttataagtTGTAgtaaattgaattttatttgtcttttacaTTTTGTGATTGTGATAGAGTAGGATATGATTTCTTTGATtattttgaattgatttttataatgatcAATACAATTTAAAGGTTTGGGTACGAATTGAGAATAAGTTGGAAGAAAATATAAGGTTCATAAGAAATTAGTTTTGAGCATATAGAGTTAACTTATGCTAATATATTTCTTTGCAAAtatcttttctatttttcaaatttctttgcAAAACTTTAGAGGTGTTAaatgatattaagagaaaccttGTGGGAGGTTTCAGTTATTATCCCATAAAACAAAGTCAAAGCAAAATCTTTTGATCATCCAACGAGTTAGACtaatcattagttttaaaagGCCTAACAATTGCCAAATTTACTATAGATAAAACTCATAACCTTCAAATCACGTGGTTAGATCTTTAATGATCCCATCACACTCACCTACAGAAGCCAGTATGAGCATAAACTAATTACATCTTAATCAGCTCCTGGTAAAACATTTCATGAGGTAACATTTTATATTCGAATATTTTTAGAGTTGAAGAATATCGTGCCATGGTAGAAAAAGTTAATTAATAAAGCTTCCAAATATTAGTTCCTCAAAATTCCGAAAGAAAATTCAAACTCAGAAGTCACAAGTCACAAGCATATGGTGCATTTGTACTATTAAACATtagttcaaactttttttttttttttttttttcaaacttaagATTATGAAAATTGCATGTCAAATTTTCGTCAAAGACCCAAAATGATGGCCATAATTGATTGGGCAACCTAGACGGAGTTACCTGTTTTTGGACCTAACCGTTGAAATTTTGTAACATAATTTGACAAGACGTACGTGGCAACAGGGAGAATCAACTGCCAGCTGTGGGCTATGGACGAAAGATGTTTGACGTTTGAAAAGTTATGCTATGCTAAATGTCTTTTCCTCTTTCTTGGGgtaaaaaattttgcaaaatgtgaatGGTTATTCTCTCATGAGTCATACTGGAGTTTTCTCCATGATTCGAATACCATAGCTCCAAAAGATAGATCAGAGACCAATCAATTTGTCCTACGATATAGTTTTGTCCTATGTAACGTGCGGGCTTAAATCATCCCTTGtatttaataattaaatattCATCGGTGGTCCTGATGTTGTCATTAGATAAGAAGAGTAGCCCAttaataggcaaacacaagatCATATGACTCATGGCGTTCTCTTTTGATCTTGTATGTTTCTCAGTTTCCTCAGTTGTATTCCTTCTAGCCCTTTTGAAATGGTTCGATGCCGCTTCTAAACCCCAAAAAAGGCTACCACCATCTCCACCAAAGCTCCCAATTATTGGAAATATTCACCAGCTTGGCTTGTTTCCACACAGATCCCTCCAATCATTGTCAAGAAAATATGGCCCACTCATGCTACTTCATTTTGGAAGCAAGCCAGCGCTGGTTGCCTCTTCCTCTGATGCAGCTAGCCAGATCATGAAAACCCATGATCTGGTTTTTTCAAACAGGCCTAAATCGAGCGTTATAAATAGACTATTCTACGGAAGTAGGGACGTAGCATTTACACCGTACGGTGAGTATTGGAGACAAGCCAAAAGCATTTGTGTGCTGCATCTTTTGAGTAACAAAAGGGTTCAGTCATATCAGCATGTTAGAGAAGAAGAGACTTCACTCATGATCGAAAAGATCGGCCAGATGTGTTCTTCTTCACCTGTAAACTTAACCGAAATATTTGTAACTCTCACAAATGATATAATTTGTAGGGTTGCCCTGGGTAGGAAGTATTGTGAGGaagaaaaagggaggaaaattATGGAAAATTTGAGGGTTTTTGTTGAGTTAATGGGTGTTTTTGATGTAGGAGACTACATTCCTTGGCTTGCATGGGTTAATCGTTTCAACGGTTTGGACTTGAAAGTGGAGAAATTTGTTAAACTGACTGATGAATTTCTTGACGGTGTAATAGAAGAGCACATAAATAAGAGGAAAGGTGAGGCTGAAAATGACCATTCCGTTGTGGCAAGATACCTAGACTTTGTGGACATTCTGATCGAGATTAATACGACAAACTCCATCGGCTTCGCTCTTGGCCGTGATGATATGAAAGCTATCATCCTGGTAAATTAGATCTCTCTCCATCTCTTTAATTGCATCGCACTATGAGAAGTTATAATTAGTTTCAACTCTGAAAAGAATTTTGTTTATTGGTAATAAATCATCTAGTACTAGTTTTGAAGGCAGTGACTTGCACTAGGCTGGAAGGTTTAGATTTTGTTTGGTAGTATCATACAAATGTTTTTTAGTTTAGATGACTTGGACGTGACAACTTATTAAATGGCATCCTCCTCCTTTACTCCGATGTGCAAGATCAAAATCTATTTGGTTTTTAAGGTTTACTGAACTCAATATTATTAAACTCGGATGGTTGAATGAACCAAATGATCTTTTGGTTCATGCCTTCATGGTTCAACCactagttcaaatttttgttttcagaCACAAAGGGTATCCGGACCTTCGACCCGACTAATCCCTCTGAAGAGACGCTTGCTACTAGAAGAGCTAACCCAGGGAGAGCACTAGTTCAATTAAAAgtccattttttatatttagTCTATAATTAGAAATTTTGAATGATACAAAATATATAAAGCGAAAAAATTTCTAGTGGCTAGCCTGTTCAACTGTTGGAGTTTTATCAGTTTTGTCCAATTTGATCGGTTTATGTCTGAGTTTGACtcattgtttattttttcttactTCAACCTAAAATCTGGTGACAGACCCGATTCTTGGTTCAATCAGTCAACCTAACTAGTTCAGTCTAGTCATATTTTGaaaacatcaatttcattcCGTACCTTAACCATATGTTTGGTATGCAGGAATAGCCTAAAAAAAACTTTATAACTTAGTCATTCCATTCTAAGTTTGGTATAGATCATTTAAACGGAATACTCTTTCCATAGTCAACCTAAATTGCTATAGATCATTTTGAAtgataaatatttattattCTAAGTTGATTCTTCGTTCAATCAGTCAACCAAACGAGTTCAGTCTAATCATATTTTGAAAACATCGATTTCATTCTGTACCCTAAAACTATGTTTGGCATGTAGGAATAGTCTCGAAAGAAAAGGCTTTTATAACTTATCTATTTCATTGGTTTGACATAGATCATTTAAATGGAAAGTCTATTCTTCTTGAAATGTTTATTCCAACTTTTTCCTAGAATTCTATTTCTAAGAAAACTTTAAGAAAAGTTCTTTCCAACTTCATCTTAAAAAACCCAATATAGCAGAATGTCAAGTTTATCCTTATAAATCTATCTTAAGACATTTGTGAGCCTAATTAATAATTGAATGTATAAAATTTTTCTTATactttaaataaaattttctttttacaaGTAAACAAATGTTTTGAGATACTTTATTCTTTGACTTTTGAATAGTTGTTTGGAATATTTTTGAATTACATATAAAAAATGATaacataataaaaataaaaattatatgataTTCCTTTGGTTCATATAATTTATGTTTTACATAATAAAAATTCCAtgtaaacaaaaaattaaaataggagagcaaataaaataaaagtcaTAAGCATATATAGGATAATTAAGTCAAATATGTATTAGTTGTATTCTATTCTGACATCTAAATATTGATCATAGTGAATATTCAAAAATGAATCAAAATTCCATTATGACTTATGTGTCATACACTAGAA of Coffea eugenioides isolate CCC68of unplaced genomic scaffold, Ceug_1.0 ScVebR1_18;HRSCAF=85, whole genome shotgun sequence contains these proteins:
- the LOC113756001 gene encoding cytochrome P450 71A2-like; translation: MAFSFDLVCFSVSSVVFLLALLKWFDAASKPQKRLPPSPPKLPIIGNIHQLGLFPHRSLQSLSRKYGPLMLLHFGSKPALVASSSDAASQIMKTHDLVFSNRPKSSVINRLFYGSRDVAFTPYGEYWRQAKSICVLHLLSNKRVQSYQHVREEETSLMIEKIGQMCSSSPVNLTEIFVTLTNDIICRVALGRKYCEEEKGRKIMENLRVFVELMGVFDVGDYIPWLAWVNRFNGLDLKVEKFVKLTDEFLDGVIEEHINKRKGEAENDHSVVARYLDFVDILIEINTTNSIGFALGRDDMKAIILDVFAGGTDTTQTVMEWAMSELLKKPITLQKLQAEVREVTQGKPEITRDDLEKMRYLKAVIKETLRFHVPVPLLVPRESTRDIKIMGCDIAAGTLVLVNASAIARDPMLWENPEEFQPERFLNSNIDFRGFNFELIPFGSGRRVCPGINFAISVNELALAKLVNKFNFALPDGMKPEDLDMTEASGITVHRKHPLHAIATPYLC